agtgagaaagagagagaggggagggaagggagggaggtgggagccgtcggaggccggcggtggccggctgcggccgtcggaggactttcgagccccgtatcgcccgatagggctttcaagagagcaaaaaagagagagagagcgctcgaaGGGGGGCGGAGAACCTACCGGACAGACGGTGCCTCCGTTGCGAGGCTCTCGGTGGCCGACGAGCCGACGCCGACGGtctgagggcggtcgagcgggtGCAGCCCCTTCGCGGCTctgcccccttcttctttttcgaaacagacgatgtctgtttcgattttttttttattttaaacttatgaagtcggcaactgggttgccgacttaagaattttttttaaaaaaaacaaaaatcgtgaagtcggcaaacgaattgccgatttaaaaattttttaaaaaaaaataaaaatcgtgaagccggcaaatcatttgccggcttcacttaaaaccatgtttttaaaaaaatttgcgaaacaggggcgatgcccctgtttcacgcctgtGGCGCCGCGCGCGTGGACGGCGCccagtcggaggccgtccggCGGCCCCACCGGcttcttcccctccctctttttttttcttcctctctctctttctattgctctcaatttctctcttttttctttcggttcggatcgtcggttcggtacgatatgaaaccataccgaaccgtaccgcTGGCCGGCCGAAACGGCcggcggtaccggttcagcaaaccttgcttagATCTTTTTCAATGTCCATaggacaaaaaaaatttttggtgatggctattgattatttcatcaaataagtaGAAACAGAGCCTTTAGCATAAATCACTGAAAAGATACTAGATTTTGTCTAAAAGTCAGTTATTTGTCACTTTGGTCTATCTCGGATCattattactgataatgggtgataATTTGACAATTCAAAATTCAAGAAATTTTGTTCGGAGCTCCACATTGACCATAGGCTTACCTTGATTGGACATCCATAATCAAACGAGGAAGCCGAAATCACTAATCGGACCATCCTTCAAGGTCTAAAAATAAGGCTTATCGAAACAAAAGATTTTGGGCAGATGAACTTCATAGCGTTCTCTGGGCTTATAGGACCATGCCATGAGGGCCAACAGGGGAAGCATCTTTCAAGCTCACTTTTGGGGCAAAAGCTGTAATTCCTATTAAGATCAGCCTACCATCAATTAGAGTGGAAAATTTCCATGGGGAGACTAATCTAGATCGGTTGAGAACTGACCTAGACTTGAGGAAACCAGAGAGAGCCCAGATGCATATGGCAACTTGTAAACAAAGAGTAGCCAGATATTATAATGCTCAGGTAAAATCAAAGCTTTTTCATAAAAGAGATCTTGTTCTTAGCGGAGCTGAAGTCTCAAAGCCTACAAAACAAGAAAATCTTGCTCCCAATTAGGAAGGACCCTATCGAATTACAGAAATAATCCGATCAAGAGCATATAAAATTGAGAACTTAGATAGCTTAACTATTCCTCGCAGTTGGAATGCTGAAAATCTTAGAATGTATTATTAATAAgccttcaataatttttttttaattgagatcagatctctacaatCAAGATGGAGCATCATTTTTTCATCCAAATAAGGTCGGAGAAAATCGATCAAGCAAGGACGATCTGAAGAATTGTCCAAACAAGGTCGGAGAAAATCGATCTAATGAGGACAGTACAGTAAGTCTATCCAAATGAGATCAATAAAAATCGATCAAACAAGGATAGTACAAAGGATTTCGTCCAAATGAGATCATGATGTCTGACCAAACGAGGATGAAATATGTCCAAATGAAGCCATGAAGTCTAGCCAAATGAGGACAAGAAAAGACTAAGTTTGTCCTCAGGAGGTCAGAAGAAGCCAAACTTCAGCTACGAGAATCTCGATCAAACCAAGACAACTTGATGTGAGACATCTGATCTCCGGATTGGACCTCACAAATGATTAACGTGAGATATCCAATCTCCGAATTGGATCTCATAAATGATTAACATGAGACACCCGATCTCTGGATTGGATCTCACCACGTGGGACATCCGATCTTCGGATTGGACCTCACGAATATTTACTGTGGAACATTTGATTTCTAGGTTCAACTTCATGAATATCCGATGTGAAGCACTTAAATCTACGAATTGGACTTCACAGCATTAGTTCAAGGAAATTTATGTTCTAAGTCATATTCTTGGACAATATGCCCTTAAAAGGGAAGAAAATGAGGCATCACGggttgaaatcctattagaaatGCAGGAAACCCGATCTGTCCATTCCAAACTCAAGTGAAGATAAATTCAGACGTTAACTTGAGGATCGTCAGATGAAGGAGTTGGATCTTTGGAAGCTTCAGCCGTTGGAGATTCTACTGATGTGATTTCGACGGCTGGGTCCTTGGCATTTGATTGAGGAAAGGTTCAGAATGGGAAGCCACCTTGGCGATGGGGTGGGATGTCTTGTTAGCAGAAGTGGCATCCGATGTTGGCTGAGCGACAACCTCGGTAGTTGGTTTAGAAGCCACCTCGGCTGATGCATCGATAGCCACTTCGGGAGTCAGCTTGCTTATATCGAGGACAGAAAAGAGCTTCCTAACCAAATTTATGCTGCTCTGGAACCCGAAGTCAAATGCCCCTTCGGAAGCCTCAGTGACTTCATCTTGGAATGCTTCTGAAGCCTTGTAATCTTCAACGGCCCTTGCagcattttttctctctttcagcTTGCCATTGAAATACGAGGATGCCTTAGTTATGATTCTCTATAGTTTTTTCGACCTCCTTTAGTTTGGCCTTCGGCTCAGAGATTTTCTCCCCCTCCTTATGCAGCTTGTCGAGCTTATCTTCATACTCACGACTCTAAGGATTTCTTATTCACATGGAACCAAACTAGATGCTTATGAGCAATTTGAGGTATATCGCCGATTGAAAGGAGAAAAAAGTGCGAGATCGGTACAAAACCGATGTAAATGAAAGAGCAGAAGGGAAGAAACCCACATCCATTATACCGTTGAAGCCATAATTCAATAACTGCTCAATCGAACAGTCTCGCCTGCCGGCATCGAGGTCTTTTTGAGGCATGACCATGCACAACATATCTCGATCGAGTTGTGGTGTCTTAAGTAAAGATATTTGAGAAACATCAAGTCCCTTAGTCGACGAAGGTAGAGCAGCTTCTGGAATCTTCAATTGTTGATCAGTTGATGGAGTTGTTCTTTCCGATGTTGGAGGCACCGAAGAAGAGCTTGATCTTGGGCACGTGATCACCTCCTTGGTAGGTGGACGGGCCACCTCGGCGCTCTGTCGATGTAATGTCTTCGACATCGATTCGATGGCAGGGGCAGGGGATGAGCAGATTGTTATTGTGGTCGGGGTTGAAGAAGTTTGGGAGGCTGGAGCAGCTGGTTTTGAACTTGCCACATCTTTACCCCTTTTGGCAGTAGGTTCATTGGTTGAATCTTGCTTTCTCTTCTTTATATCAGCCAGTCTTTTTGGATCGAACTTCATTATTGCTATTGCAACAAAGAAGAAATTCTGTGAAgtaggagaaaagaaaaagaaaagaaataaacttATGATATCAGACTTATCCCGAGGAGAGATGTGGCTGATGCCTGAGTTGTATAGAGACTAGTTGTTTACTCGTTCGCTTAACTTGGGTGCCTTCATACCCAATATCATTGTAAAAGCCTCCTCATCTCTGAGAAGAACCTCATTATTAGAGTTCCACTTGAGCTCGAGCTTACGTCAGTTACAACTGAAACCCCATAGTAtgctagaagaaaaaaaagatttttccaATCATGGATGAAGGAAGATTGGGGTCGAATTTATGTTTTGGCCGAGGTGAAAAGTACCATCAGTTTTTTTCATATGGATGTTTTTTCAGGATGCGCTTTGAAGAGGGAAATCCTATGTTCTATACCAGCAAATTTACAACAAATGATGAAGACTATGATAATTCTAATCGTATTTGGGGTTACTTGGTTTGGATGAAGTCTATAGAAAtccaaaatattataaaagaaggGATGAAGGGGAAACCGAAGTCCAGACCGAAGTACCTCATCATAAAATACGACACTATGCTCTGGAGGTTTAGTGACCAGGTCATGCCGACCTAGAGCAATTAACTGAAAGTCTCTAAAAATTTGGTATTTCTCTCTAAGTTCTTGAAGATCGAGTCAGAAAGGACATATTGTTCAGTACCAGGACCAAAACAATCCAAAAATCTCCATATTGGAGATTCTGGATCAACTTGACTTGAAATACTGACATCGGTGACTGTCCGAGGTGAAGGTGACTCCTCAAGCTTGATTTTGGGGCCTAGGTTGATCGAGGTATTCGATTGTCCAGATTTTTTCCCCCCTCATCTTATCATCACCAGAAGACATTTTTATGGGAAAAAAGAGTAAAACGAGAAGGTGGAAATAGACAAAAGGAATGAAAAAGGGAAAAACCTatcaaaggagaagaaaaagagggcacAAGATCTAAAGAACCAAGACacagaagaaaaaaagatagagaacaGTGAAAACTACCTAATGGACTGGGGATGAGTCTTTaagaactctttttctctggCTTCGATGATGCTCAAACTCTTCTTCTTTGGCTTCGGAAAACTGAAAAACAAGTGGAAGAACACTTTAGGGAGATTTCGGCAACACTTCCGCATGGTGAAATAGTAAAGTGACTCCTAGAGCAGGAGTACTAACCCATTTATAGATGTGGTCGATGGCTCAGATCGACATCAACCATCGTTGATCAGTGATACTTGGCAATACTTTGATGACTCTGAAAAAGGACTGTTCGAAGCACCAATACCCAGATTAATCTATGAAGGCTTGATCCATGTGAGAGCTATGACAACCAATGAAGATTTGACCAATGGCAGGCGAGCATTTATAGGCCCAGGCGTGATTTCCTGGGTAAATGATAGTCTCTTGATTTTCTAAAGCTCTCATAATTATCGAGGGATCCGATGAGTCATTTCCGAAAAGCAGCATGTCGTTTCGAatcattaaataattaatatagcCGAAACCGCTATACAACACGTTTATTATTGGCGATAGAGGACAGAGTCTACTTCCCACACCCAATATGAGAAATATCACCTTGGATCTGGGAAGTGGGGGGCAATGTGTTGGTACACCTTACTGACCTTTGGCCATGTGGTAGTATCAATTGAGATCAGAGTTTTACCAACCTTCGGGTGAAACATCATTATGTCACCTCAGCTGATCTGAAGGTTCACTAAAGTTTCGATAATCTAGATCGGGTGATTACCGATTTGCCGATGTGGTATTTAATTCCCAGTGAGAGAACATCAGATTTGGCCAACCTTATTGGGCTTAGCCGACTTGCCCAGTCCATATTAACGAGACATCGGTTTGAGCCAACCTCTCACTTAGCCAGTAAGGCATCAATTCAGTTGTCCTCCAGCTATGCTACGATTATACTTCATGTGGGTGAGGTACAACTCACGATCTCTCTACAGCTAGCTATTAATAGATTCCAGATGGTTATCCATAACCACCTAACAAACTCAtaatggcctaacaaactttCCTAATGGCCTGAACGAGCTTCCTCTATATAAAGGGGAGTAGGATATTTTTCGAGGGGTAAGTCATAACTCATAAAGCCATATTCTGTTGAACTCTTTCCAATTCTCTCACTGAAGGGAATCTGAGTTTTTTAAGTTCTCTCTACTACCATTTACATTTCTAGctctctatttttctatttttcactaTGTTCTCAAAGCCTTGGCTGACTTAAATATCGAAAGATCTTAAATCGGAAGGTACCTCATTGGTTCTAGGACTTCTTTTATAGGATGACCTGCAGTTTATCGACTTGATCCTCTTCAGCACTCTAGTTTGGTTCTTGACCGACCTCACTGTTTTTCCTCTGGAGCCTGCCAGCAATATATGCTTCTAAGGACTTTGCACTGAGAAAAAAATGGCACATTATGGATGAAAATTAAGGGTGCCAATCAAGGTATGCTGAATCGGTACCGTCGGCCGTTTCGAGCGGCTGGCGGTACGGTTTGGTATTgtttcataccgtaccgaaccgacgatccgaaccggaagaaaaagagagagaaataagagagagagaaagaggaagaaaaaaaagagagagggaaggagccggcggggccgccggacggccttcgactggccgccgtggctgtcggagggcgcagtccacacgcgcggcgccgcaggcgtgaaacaggggcatcgtccttgtttcgcaaatttttttaaaaaatatggttttaagtgaagtcggcaaacgatttgctgcttcatgatttttgttttttttaaaaaaaattcttaagtcggcaatccagttgccgacttcataagtttaaaacaaaaaaaaaagaaaagatcaaaacaaacgtcgtctgtttcgaaaaagaagaagggagtGGAGCCGCGGAGGGGCTCCGCCCGCTAGACTCCCCTTAGGCCGTCggcgtcggctcgccggccaccGGGAGCCTCGCAACGGAGGCACCGTCCGTCCGGTAGGTTTCCTGCCCCCCTCCgagcactctctctctcttttttgctctcttgaaagccctattgGCGATACGGGGCTCGGATGCCCTCCAacggccgcagccggccaccgccggcctccggcggctcccacctccctccctccctcccctctctctctctttctcactttctgtTCTTTTTTCTTCGGTACCGCCGGTGTATCGATTTTACTGGCCGAATCGTGCCGGTTCATCGCCGGTCCGGTACAAGATGGGGTGTACTGGCCGGTTtggcacggtatggcaaaccttggtgCCAATAACCTTGGTTGCATCACGGGCTGTTGATACCAGTGACCTGGGTTGAAATCCCACCCTACCTTGACTTGGGCAAGGCTCACTCGCATCCTTATtctgaaaaatataaataaataataataatttttggtTCCAATCAGTTGCACCCCATTTTTGTTGTGATTATGCAACAATTTAGTAAGTTGATGTTGTCCTGTATTTTTTTGTTACAGGCTTCCATTTTGGCCTTTTGCAAAGCTGATCTTTAATTGCTGGTTGGTGTTACCTTACTTCAATGGTGCTGCATATGTTTATCAGCATTACGTGAGACCATTGTTTGTGAACAAGCAGACAGTCAACATCTGGTATGTCCCACGAAAAAAGAACATATTCAGCAGGCCTGATGATGTTTTATTAGCTGCAGAGATATTTATTGAAGACAATGGACCAGAAGCATTTCAGAAACTCATAAACAAGGTATGCCATTATATTCCCTTGCTTTCTGTGCTGAAACCAGAGGCCCTAACTTACGAATGCAAATGCATTAAATTTACTTATATTTGCTCTAAAACTAACTTGACATGAAACGGTCTAGTCTGAGCAAGAATCATTTGGATGTAGCTAGGTTCCAgaggatttgatcatgttgaaatATAGATTGATATGGTTCACATGAGACCTGATCCAAATCCACCTGACTTCATAAACTGATACTACCATATAATTTTCCTACTCATCTGGACTCTTCTCAAACAGTTATGAAAAGTTTTTTATGTAATCATCTGTTTGGGTTGTTAATCATAACTTATGTAGCTTCATGTGGTTGTTAATTTATATCATGTTTGTAAAATTCTAGCATCATGTGTTACCATATAATTAACTAACTTGACATGTACATATTTCTTATAGATCATGTCTGACAAATTGTCGATCCAGTTTGCTGGGAAATGAACCCAATTAATCATTGAATCTTAAAGCAACCTGATCTGGCTTTAACGGAAGTGATGAGCTGCAGTTTCTTTTTTCTAGTTTGAAGTTTGATTCAAGTGAAGATTAGGCTTGTATCATGCCAACCTGAAGTTGGAATGTACAGAAACATCTTCCTTGTTCCTTCTGTAAAACATTGAATTACATCGCGATCtactaattttattattattcaattaaCCTCATTTTAGTCTTTTCACGTAGGCATCTTGATTGAATCATGTATTGCGAATGAGCTTTCTTTTGCTCTCATCTATCACTTCTCTATTTTCAAAATGATTGGCAGAATGtcttgtgatccctatcatatcACTAATATATTTCCACCAAATgtttttatgttatttgcagaCCGAAAAGGGAACAAAGCCCAAGAAGAAAAACAAACGTGTGACATTCGATGACAGTGTGGTAGGGAAGGAATCCAAGTCTTGGGGGAGCAATAGTCATGTGACATTTAATGAAGTGGAGCCTGAAAGGGATTCAAAGACTTGGGAGAACAGCAgttttatgatatttgattatGATAACAGATATCAGACATAGAACTCTTAATTCTGTTCGCCTGATAA
The sequence above is a segment of the Elaeis guineensis isolate ETL-2024a chromosome 7, EG11, whole genome shotgun sequence genome. Coding sequences within it:
- the LOC140859451 gene encoding HVA22-like protein a codes for the protein MGSGSFLKVVARNFDVLVGPLVTLVYPLYASVKAIETKSSIDDQQWLTYWVLHSLITLFELTFAKVIEWLPFWPFAKLIFNCWLVLPYFNGAAYVYQHYVRPLFVNKQTVNIWYVPRKKNIFSRPDDVLLAAEIFIEDNGPEAFQKLINKTEKGTKPKKKNKRVTFDDSVVGKESKSWGSNSHVTFNEVEPERDSKTWENSSFMIFDYDNRYQT